The stretch of DNA GCCAGGAATATCCGCTCATTGGACTCGGTAACCCCTATCACGACCAGCATTGGCGTCTTCTCCACGGCGCCGCAAACCCGCATCCTGAAATTCACCCCGTCCAGCATGAGATATTTCACACGGTGCCCGGCCAGGCTCCTCGTCCGCCACGCCTCTATCGCTGCCTCCACCTCCGCGTTTACCCGCGACACTTCGCCCGCCGATACCCGCCTCCCGAGAAGTTGCGAGGAAAACAGCTCTATATTCCGCGTCGACATCCCGGCCAGGAACATTGCCAGGATGTCTTTCCCCAGCGCCTTGTCGTATCTGTCGTATTTCTCTATGAGCCTGGACCGGAATTCGTTCTTCCTGTCCCGCGCGACACGCACCTTTATACCGCCAAGCCCCTTTACCGTATATTCCCGCGCGCCGGTATAGCCGTTCCGGTAATTAAGGGCCTTGCCGTCCTCCGGCCGCTCATATCTGCCGCGGCCCAGAAACAGGCTCAGCTCAAGTTTTATCATCTCGTTTACAGCCGCCTCCGCCCTTTCACGCATATCTATCCTCAGTATGTCGAACATCTTACCCGGATTTTCCATCACCTCTTTGAACAGCCTGGCGGATTCCGGTAGATTTCCGCCTTTTATTTTTATACTA from Bacillota bacterium encodes:
- a CDS encoding transposase yields the protein MNNSIKIKGGNLPESARLFKEVMENPGKMFDILRIDMRERAEAAVNEMIKLELSLFLGRGRYERPEDGKALNYRNGYTGAREYTVKGLGGIKVRVARDRKNEFRSRLIEKYDRYDKALGKDILAMFLAGMSTRNIELFSSQLLGRRVSAGEVSRVNAEVEAAIEAWRTRSLAGHRVKYLMLDGVNFRMRVCGAVEKTPMLVVIGVTESNERIFLA